The Alnus glutinosa chromosome 7, dhAlnGlut1.1, whole genome shotgun sequence genome includes a region encoding these proteins:
- the LOC133873276 gene encoding uncharacterized protein LOC133873276, producing MTVEQYSARFMELARFAANLIPDEERKAKRFENGLNPRIRERVICLEIKEYARLVEVASLAERGIRESAAAYELKKCSKQPMTRPIKRQAVGSGSKPTLGKNFSNRKAVCSKCARMHIGDCKQGASTCFRCGKPGHFLKDCPMNTAGGAKLQGSGTQARVYSLMPGGEEGVEGDEEVRMCMTPRPLNQNITVSTPTGNIVTCMKSIENCPIVIRDRVLPANLAVFQMLGFDVILGMDWLSKHYANIDCRKKEVVFRSPSEEEFKFCGSRV from the exons ATGACTGTAGAGCAATACTCCGCCAGATTCATGGAGCTAGCTCGGTTTGCAGCCAATCTTATCCCTGACGAAGAAAGGAAAGCAAAACGATTCGAGAATGGCCTCAACCCTCGCATCAGAGAAAGGGTGATTTGTCTGGAAATAAAGGAATACGCCAGATTGGTAGAAGTGGCGTCCCTAGCTGAAAGAGGAATACGAGAATCAGCAGCTGCGTATGAATTGAAGAAATGTTCGAAACAACCGATGACGCGCCCCATCAAGAGGCAGGCTGTTGGAAGTGGCTCCAAGCCTACCCTGGGAAAGAATTTTTCGAATCGGAAGGCCGTCTGCAGCAAATGCGCAAGGATGCACATAGGGGATTGTAAGCAAGGAGCATCCACATGTTTTAGATGTGGTAAGCCTGGGCATTTTCTGAAGGACTGTCCTATGAATACTGCGGGAGGAGCGAAACTTCAAGGAAGCGGAACTCAAGCGCGGGTGTATTCTCTTATGCCCGGAGGAGAAGAAGGAGTCGAAGGTGACGAAGAGGTGCGGATGTG CATGACTCCTCGACCCTTGAACCAAAACATAACTGTATCCACACCTACTGGGAATATAGTTACTTGTATGAAATCCATTGAGAACTGCCCTATCGTCATAAGAGATAGAGTTCTACCGGCAAACCTAGCTGTATTTcaaatgttaggttttgatgTAATTCTAGGAATGGACTGGTTGTCAAAGCACTATGCCAATATCGactgtagaaagaaagaagttgtCTTTCGCTCTCCAAGCGAAGAGGAATTCAAATTTTGTGGATCTCGAGTATGA